A section of the Paenibacillus yonginensis genome encodes:
- the metE gene encoding 5-methyltetrahydropteroyltriglutamate--homocysteine S-methyltransferase: MRSSNLGYPRIGQNREWKKAIEAYWAGKLEEQELHSELESIRLGNLKLQQEQGIDLIPVNDFTYYDHVLDTAVMFGLVPSRFAWTGGQVDLATYYAIARGNKEATASEMTKWFNTNYHYIVPEITADLQPVLTVNRPLEAYREAKTKLGIEGKPVLLGLFTLLKLSKGYEAEQFSAWVDRLLPLYGQVLAELEREGVQWVQIDEPALVATLTSEELAEVQHIYGSLSKQLSGLKVLVQTYFEAVDHYKEIVALPVQGIGLDFVHDRGQNLRSVLEQGFPGDKVLGAGVIDGRGIWKSDLAAKLELLDALKQKVAADRLLVQPSSSLLHVPVTAAQEQKLDPVLQDALAFANEKITELVLLTQAGRKGASAVSAELAAADRGRKALQQSPARNKTAVRQRTAEAAAQPAERTADVETRRKLQQDKFQLPLLPTTTIGSFPQTPEVRSARLKWRKGEWSPQRYETFIKEQIQDWIRIQEELELDVLVHGEFERTDMVEFFGEKLEGFAFTSLGWVQSYGSRCVKPPIIYGDIEFTAPMTVAETVYAQSLTQAPVKGMLTGPVTILNWSFVRDDLSREEVAYQIALALREEVEALEAAGIGMIQVDEPALREGLPLKREQWPHYLDWAVKAFRLSTTTVKDETQIHTHMCYSEFNDIIEAISALDADVISIETSRSHGELIESFEKYTYDKGIGLGVYDIHSPRVPAVEEMTSMIDRALRVLKPSQFWINPDCGLKTRKDEETVLALRNMVEATRLSREKYGVKA; this comes from the coding sequence ATGAGAAGCAGCAATTTAGGATACCCGCGCATCGGTCAAAACCGGGAGTGGAAAAAAGCCATCGAGGCCTATTGGGCCGGCAAGCTGGAGGAGCAGGAGCTGCACAGCGAGCTGGAATCCATTCGTCTCGGGAACTTGAAGCTTCAGCAGGAGCAGGGGATTGACCTGATTCCTGTAAATGATTTTACTTATTACGATCATGTACTGGATACGGCTGTCATGTTCGGATTGGTGCCAAGTCGGTTTGCCTGGACGGGAGGGCAGGTCGACCTTGCCACCTATTACGCGATAGCCCGGGGGAACAAGGAAGCCACCGCCTCCGAAATGACAAAATGGTTCAACACGAATTATCACTATATCGTGCCGGAGATTACGGCGGATCTGCAGCCGGTTCTGACGGTCAACCGTCCGCTTGAAGCATACCGGGAAGCCAAAACCAAGCTGGGCATTGAAGGCAAGCCGGTGCTTCTTGGCCTGTTTACGCTGCTGAAGCTGTCCAAAGGGTATGAAGCCGAGCAGTTCTCGGCCTGGGTGGACCGCCTGCTTCCGCTATACGGACAAGTGCTGGCCGAGCTGGAGCGGGAGGGCGTACAGTGGGTGCAAATCGACGAGCCTGCCCTGGTGGCGACGCTTACGTCCGAAGAGCTGGCAGAGGTCCAGCATATCTACGGGTCTTTGAGTAAACAGCTGTCCGGCTTGAAAGTGCTGGTTCAAACCTATTTTGAAGCTGTGGATCACTACAAGGAAATCGTAGCTTTGCCGGTGCAGGGCATCGGTCTCGACTTCGTTCATGACCGCGGGCAAAATCTGCGCTCCGTGCTGGAGCAGGGTTTCCCGGGCGACAAGGTGCTTGGAGCAGGCGTGATTGATGGCAGAGGCATTTGGAAATCCGATCTGGCCGCCAAACTTGAGCTGCTGGATGCCTTGAAGCAGAAAGTAGCGGCGGATCGCCTTCTCGTTCAGCCTTCCAGCAGCCTGCTGCATGTCCCTGTGACGGCGGCTCAGGAGCAGAAGCTGGACCCGGTCCTCCAAGACGCGCTTGCTTTCGCCAATGAAAAAATCACCGAGCTTGTGCTGCTCACCCAAGCCGGCCGCAAAGGCGCTTCAGCCGTCAGCGCCGAACTGGCTGCGGCGGACCGCGGCCGCAAGGCGCTTCAGCAGTCGCCGGCCAGAAATAAAACGGCTGTACGCCAGCGTACTGCCGAGGCGGCGGCCCAACCTGCCGAAAGAACGGCCGATGTGGAGACTCGCCGCAAGCTGCAGCAGGACAAGTTCCAGCTTCCGCTGCTTCCGACAACCACGATCGGCAGCTTCCCGCAGACGCCGGAGGTCCGCAGCGCCAGATTGAAATGGCGCAAGGGCGAGTGGAGTCCTCAGCGTTATGAAACGTTCATCAAGGAGCAGATCCAGGACTGGATCCGTATTCAGGAAGAGCTGGAGCTGGACGTACTTGTGCATGGAGAGTTTGAGCGGACGGACATGGTGGAATTTTTCGGAGAGAAGCTGGAAGGGTTTGCTTTCACATCGCTGGGCTGGGTGCAGTCCTATGGCTCCCGCTGCGTGAAGCCGCCGATCATTTACGGGGATATCGAGTTCACCGCGCCAATGACGGTCGCCGAGACCGTATACGCTCAATCGCTAACCCAAGCTCCGGTGAAAGGCATGCTGACCGGTCCGGTTACGATCCTCAACTGGTCGTTTGTGCGGGATGATCTGTCCCGCGAAGAGGTCGCTTATCAGATTGCGCTGGCCCTGCGGGAAGAGGTGGAGGCGCTAGAAGCAGCCGGCATCGGGATGATCCAGGTGGATGAACCGGCTCTGCGCGAAGGGCTTCCGCTCAAACGCGAGCAGTGGCCGCATTATCTGGACTGGGCGGTCAAGGCGTTCCGGCTGTCCACGACAACGGTTAAGGATGAAACGCAAATCCATACCCATATGTGTTACAGCGAATTTAACGACATCATCGAAGCGATCAGCGCTTTGGATGCGGACGTCATTTCGATCGAAACCTCGCGCAGTCACGGCGAGCTGATCGAAAGCTTCGAGAAATATACGTATGACAAAGGCATCGGTCTTGGCGTCTACGACATTCACAGCCCGCGTGTGCCTGCGGTGGAGGAAATGACCTCCATGATCGACCGTGCTCTGCGGGTGCTGAAGCCGTCCCAATTCTGGATCAATCCGGACTGCGGCCTGAAGACACGCAAAGATGAAGAAACGGTGCTGGCGCTGAGAAACATGGTGGAAGCCACTCGCCTCAGCCGTGAGAAATACGGCGTTAAAGCCTGA
- a CDS encoding GNAT family N-acetyltransferase codes for MSIEKISKELAWQLRHEVMWPDKPLDYVKLTDDDAGVHYGLFEEGKLLSVVSLFLKGPEAQFRKFATKKNEQGKGHGSRLLAHVLEEARTAGAKRIFCNARSEKAPFYEKFGLLKTEEEFEKGGKRYVVMEKAGEKEQ; via the coding sequence ATGTCAATCGAAAAAATCTCCAAGGAGCTTGCCTGGCAGCTGCGGCACGAAGTGATGTGGCCGGACAAGCCTCTTGATTACGTCAAGCTGACAGACGATGATGCGGGCGTCCATTATGGGCTTTTTGAAGAAGGAAAGCTGCTGTCGGTGGTATCCTTGTTCTTAAAAGGGCCTGAAGCCCAATTCCGCAAATTTGCTACAAAGAAGAACGAGCAGGGCAAAGGGCATGGAAGCAGGCTGCTGGCGCATGTGCTTGAAGAAGCCCGGACGGCTGGAGCCAAACGTATTTTCTGCAATGCCCGCTCAGAGAAGGCGCCTTTTTATGAGAAGTTCGGACTGCTTAAGACAGAGGAAGAATTCGAGAAGGGCGGCAAAAGG